Below is a window of Desulfarculaceae bacterium DNA.
CCTGTTCATCGTCTTGAAGGACCAGCTCAGCTCCTGGACCCAGGACTGGGAGATATTCATCGGGGCCATCGTGATCCTCCTGGTGCTCTTCTTGCCCAAGGGGGTGGCCGGGCTGCCCGCCTTGTTCCAGAAAAGCCCGGGCGGGGAGGGCTAGGACATGAGCCACGAAGTAGTCCTAACCACCCAAGACCTATCGCGCGCCTTTGGCGGCGTGTTGGCCGTGAACCTGGTGAACCTCGAGGTCAAGGACAAGCTGGTGCAGTCGGTGATCGGCCCCAACGGCGCGGGCAAGACCACCCTGATCAACACCATCACCGGCCGCCTGGCCGCCAGCAGCGGCAAGGTGCTCTACGGCGACAAGGACATCACCCGGCGGCCCATCCACCACCGCGTGAAGATGGGCATCAGCCGCACCTTCCAGATCACCAGCATCTTCATGGGCCTGAGCGTGTGGGAGAACGTGCGCATCGCGGTGCAGAGCCATCTGGGCGGCTCGCTGCGCATCCTGTCCTCCCGCCCCGGCCTCACCTCGGTCAACGACAAGACCGAGGCCATCCTCAAGCGGGTGGGCCTGTACAAACTGGCCAAGCGGCCGGCCAACCTCTTGGCCCACGGCGACCAGCGGGTCTTGGAAGTGGCCATCTCCCTGGCCAGCGACCCCAGGGTGCTCTTTTTGGACGAGCCCGCCGCGGGCATGAGCCCGGCGGAGACCGACCAGGTGAGCGACCTCATCGCCGACCTGGGAACCGAGATGGCCGTGGTCTTGGTGGAGCACGACATGGAGGTGGTGATGAAGATCAGCCACCACATCATCGTGTTGCACCAGGGCGGGGTGATCGCGCGGGGCACCCCCCGGGAGATCGCCTCCAACCAGGAGGTCAAGGACGCCTATCTGGGCGGCGACGACTGGGCGCCGCTGAGCAGCGTGTGAGCAGCCAAGGCAGGAACAAGAGATGATCAAGCTGGAAGGCATCGACACCTATTACGGCACCAGCCACGTGATCCAGGACCTGAGCCTGGAGGTGAACACCGGC
It encodes the following:
- a CDS encoding ABC transporter ATP-binding protein is translated as MSHEVVLTTQDLSRAFGGVLAVNLVNLEVKDKLVQSVIGPNGAGKTTLINTITGRLAASSGKVLYGDKDITRRPIHHRVKMGISRTFQITSIFMGLSVWENVRIAVQSHLGGSLRILSSRPGLTSVNDKTEAILKRVGLYKLAKRPANLLAHGDQRVLEVAISLASDPRVLFLDEPAAGMSPAETDQVSDLIADLGTEMAVVLVEHDMEVVMKISHHIIVLHQGGVIARGTPREIASNQEVKDAYLGGDDWAPLSSV